In one window of Caballeronia sp. TF1N1 DNA:
- a CDS encoding RNA polymerase factor sigma-54 produces the protein MPPTLELRTKQSLALTPRLQQSVRLLQLSSLEFQQELRNALDTNPFLEYDESQTEDNALSADNGNSMSDSPLSNSSDNATEAPMASESSMDSDSGGDNNSRDDSMSDYSSDPFGRSSTRNSGDGEGSDPADWVRIEPSLHETLHDTLRLYQLSQRDRAIAQLIIEALDDDGYLRQELSELADVVDIEPALTEDELTIALKLVQSLDKPGVGARNLSECLTLQLDAMPEGTPGRAVAREIVGHHLERLARREQAELQKKIGCSAEELRIACALVRRLDPKPGENYGASEDNYVVPDVIVRQVKKSWVVTINPAVLPRARIHRMYAELFAQSAGASRSPLAQQLQEARWLIRNAQQRFTTIQRVAECIVSHQKAFFDYGEIALKPLVLRDVADELGLHESTISRATGNKYMSTPRGIFEFKHFFPRELSTESGGTCSAAAVRALLKEMISKENSRDPLSDVSLAKMLADQGVIVARRTVAKYRHLMKVPPAELRRQA, from the coding sequence ATGCCGCCTACACTCGAACTTCGCACCAAGCAAAGCCTCGCACTCACCCCGCGTCTTCAGCAGTCGGTACGCCTGCTGCAGTTGTCGTCGCTGGAGTTTCAACAGGAGTTGCGTAACGCGCTGGACACGAATCCGTTTCTCGAATACGACGAGTCGCAAACCGAAGACAACGCCCTTTCCGCCGATAACGGCAATTCGATGAGCGACTCGCCGCTCTCGAATTCGTCCGACAATGCAACCGAAGCGCCGATGGCCTCCGAAAGCAGCATGGACAGCGACTCCGGCGGCGACAACAATTCGCGCGACGACTCCATGAGCGACTACTCGTCCGATCCGTTCGGCCGCAGTTCGACGCGCAATAGCGGCGATGGCGAAGGTTCCGATCCCGCCGACTGGGTACGCATCGAGCCGTCGCTGCATGAGACCTTGCACGATACGCTGCGCCTTTATCAACTCAGCCAGCGCGACCGCGCGATTGCCCAGCTCATCATTGAAGCATTGGATGACGACGGCTATCTGCGTCAGGAACTGAGCGAACTCGCCGATGTGGTCGATATCGAACCGGCGCTGACCGAAGACGAACTCACTATCGCACTCAAGCTCGTGCAGTCGCTCGACAAGCCGGGCGTCGGTGCGCGCAATCTCTCGGAATGCCTGACCCTGCAGCTCGATGCGATGCCCGAAGGCACGCCGGGCCGCGCCGTTGCACGCGAGATCGTGGGACATCATCTGGAACGGCTTGCACGTCGCGAGCAGGCCGAACTGCAAAAGAAGATCGGCTGCAGCGCGGAAGAACTGCGTATAGCGTGTGCGCTGGTGCGTCGTCTCGATCCGAAGCCGGGCGAGAACTACGGCGCGAGCGAAGACAACTACGTGGTGCCGGACGTCATCGTGCGTCAGGTCAAGAAAAGCTGGGTTGTCACGATCAATCCGGCCGTGCTGCCGCGCGCGCGCATCCACCGCATGTACGCGGAATTGTTCGCGCAGTCCGCTGGCGCAAGCCGTTCGCCGCTCGCGCAACAGTTGCAGGAAGCGCGCTGGCTGATCCGCAACGCGCAGCAGCGCTTCACGACGATTCAACGCGTGGCCGAATGTATCGTCTCGCATCAGAAGGCGTTCTTCGATTACGGCGAAATCGCGCTCAAGCCGCTCGTCCTGCGCGATGTCGCCGACGAACTCGGCCTGCACGAGTCGACCATTTCGCGCGCCACGGGCAACAAGTACATGTCGACGCCGCGCGGCATCTTCGAATTCAAACACTTCTTCCCGCGTGAACTCAGCACGGAAAGCGGCGGTACGTGCTCGGCTGCCGCCGTACGCGCGCTGCTCAAGGAAATGATCTCGAAGGAAAACTCGCGCGACCCGCTATCGGACGTGAGCCTTGCCAAGATGCTCGCGGATCAGGGCGTGATCGTCGCGCGCCGCACGGTGGCGAAGTATCGTCATCTGATGAAGGTGCCGCCCGCCGAGCTGCGCCGCCAAGCCTGA
- a CDS encoding type 1 glutamine amidotransferase domain-containing protein has product MAISLDGYRVAILALDGFEQAELIEPQRALKEAGAQVDVISKKPGQIQGFKHVDKADKVDVDQTFDAANASDYDAVVLPGGVVNGDAIRLDAKAQSFVKEADQAKKPIAVICHGGWLPISAGIIAGRTMTSWPSLQDDIRNAGGTWVDQEVQIDGNLITSRKPDDIPAFNKALIDALGKTRAA; this is encoded by the coding sequence ATGGCAATTTCCCTCGACGGTTACAGGGTCGCGATTCTTGCATTGGACGGCTTCGAGCAAGCCGAACTAATCGAGCCGCAGCGCGCGCTCAAGGAAGCCGGCGCGCAGGTCGATGTCATTTCTAAAAAGCCCGGACAGATCCAGGGCTTCAAACACGTCGACAAAGCCGACAAGGTCGATGTGGACCAGACCTTCGACGCTGCCAACGCATCCGATTACGACGCCGTCGTGCTGCCGGGCGGCGTGGTCAACGGCGACGCCATCCGCCTGGACGCCAAGGCGCAAAGCTTCGTGAAGGAAGCGGATCAGGCGAAGAAGCCCATCGCCGTGATCTGCCATGGCGGCTGGCTGCCGATCTCGGCGGGCATCATTGCAGGCCGCACGATGACGAGTTGGCCGAGCCTGCAGGACGACATTCGCAACGCGGGCGGCACTTGGGTCGATCAGGAAGTACAGATCGACGGCAATCTCATCACGAGCCGCAAGCCCGACGACATTCCCGCTTTCAACAAGGCACTGATCGACGCGCTCGGCAAGACGCGCGCCGCCTGA
- a CDS encoding DUF1488 domain-containing protein produces the protein MHITFADEKPVFDGDDLALHFTALVDSEPVVCSISAEALEDHFGAPSAREDDLLPAFERGEARIRAVCAEVLDDNGGVPVVLRSGLFRVAGLEPD, from the coding sequence ATGCATATCACCTTTGCAGACGAAAAACCCGTGTTCGATGGCGACGACCTCGCCCTTCACTTCACCGCGCTCGTCGATTCCGAACCCGTCGTGTGCTCGATCAGCGCCGAAGCGCTGGAAGATCATTTCGGCGCTCCATCCGCGCGCGAGGACGATCTGCTTCCCGCATTCGAGCGCGGCGAGGCGCGCATTCGCGCGGTATGCGCCGAAGTGCTCGATGACAACGGCGGCGTGCCCGTCGTGCTGCGTAGCGGCTTGTTCCGCGTCGCGGGACTCGAACCGGATTGA
- a CDS encoding BON domain-containing protein, with amino-acid sequence MKTTQFLKAAGGIACVVFALNVNAQTTTTNSGSTDTSVGQKVDDSAVTTKVKAELLQAKNVKSTHIHVKTRAGVVSLTGTVPSAEDKTAAEETVKQVSGVASVKNHLKIAAN; translated from the coding sequence ATGAAGACGACTCAATTCCTCAAAGCTGCTGGCGGTATCGCATGTGTCGTGTTCGCGCTGAACGTGAACGCGCAGACCACGACGACGAACTCGGGTTCGACGGACACGTCCGTTGGCCAAAAGGTCGATGACAGCGCAGTGACGACCAAGGTCAAGGCCGAACTGCTGCAAGCGAAGAACGTCAAGTCGACGCATATCCACGTCAAGACGCGCGCCGGCGTCGTCTCGCTGACCGGCACGGTGCCGTCGGCGGAAGACAAGACCGCCGCCGAAGAAACCGTTAAGCAGGTTTCCGGTGTTGCTTCCGTGAAAAACCATCTTAAAATCGCTGCCAACTAA
- a CDS encoding PA2169 family four-helix-bundle protein — translation MSTNVVSVLNDLIETSKDGEKGFLKAAEETRDASLKLLFQDRAQACTTGARELQEIVQRLGGTPETGGSVAGALHRGWVDVKSAVTGHGDHAILAECERGEDSAKKNYREALDKDLPADVRAVVERQYQGVLENHDRIRDLRDQHAAAKS, via the coding sequence ATGAGCACGAACGTCGTATCGGTACTCAACGATCTCATCGAAACGTCGAAGGACGGCGAAAAGGGTTTCCTCAAGGCCGCCGAAGAGACGCGTGACGCAAGCCTCAAGCTGCTATTCCAGGACCGCGCGCAAGCCTGCACGACCGGCGCACGCGAGTTGCAGGAAATCGTTCAGCGTCTGGGCGGCACGCCGGAAACGGGCGGCTCGGTTGCAGGCGCGCTGCATCGCGGCTGGGTCGATGTCAAATCGGCCGTCACCGGTCACGGCGATCACGCGATTCTCGCCGAATGCGAGCGCGGTGAAGATTCCGCCAAGAAAAACTATCGCGAAGCACTCGACAAGGATCTGCCCGCCGATGTGCGTGCCGTGGTCGAACGCCAGTATCAGGGCGTGCTCGAGAACCACGACCGTATCCGCGATCTGCGCGATCAGCACGCCGCAGCGAAGTCCTGA
- a CDS encoding DUF4142 domain-containing protein gives MMPRSLFAGCASAITLAVACAAHAQTVDAASAKLSSVDQQFVQDAGTAGATEIAASKLALTHASGKQVKDFAQRMIADHTKLAHSLDGIAKHHGMSEPPSADSSVIGSLQNLQGDAFDDAYIQKVAVDGHRKAMELFKQESEQGNDAALKAVAAKALPVIGHHYAMAQQLAKAKAAS, from the coding sequence ATGATGCCGCGATCGTTGTTCGCAGGCTGCGCAAGTGCGATAACGCTGGCCGTTGCCTGCGCTGCTCACGCGCAGACCGTCGACGCCGCAAGCGCCAAGCTGTCGAGCGTCGACCAGCAGTTCGTGCAAGACGCCGGCACCGCGGGCGCGACCGAAATCGCGGCCAGCAAGCTCGCGCTCACGCATGCAAGCGGCAAGCAGGTAAAGGACTTTGCACAGCGAATGATCGCGGATCATACGAAGCTCGCGCACAGCCTGGATGGAATCGCAAAACACCACGGCATGAGCGAGCCACCGAGCGCGGATTCGTCGGTGATCGGCAGCCTGCAAAATCTTCAGGGCGATGCATTCGACGATGCCTATATCCAAAAGGTAGCCGTCGATGGGCATCGCAAGGCCATGGAGTTGTTCAAGCAAGAAAGCGAGCAAGGCAATGACGCCGCGTTGAAGGCAGTCGCAGCGAAGGCGTTGCCCGTTATCGGCCATCACTACGCCATGGCGCAACAACTGGCGAAGGCAAAGGCGGCGTCATGA